Proteins from one Meriones unguiculatus strain TT.TT164.6M chromosome 10, Bangor_MerUng_6.1, whole genome shotgun sequence genomic window:
- the Fbxw9 gene encoding F-box/WD repeat-containing protein 9 isoform X1, which translates to MELPSGLCGDPRSCEDESDPEPDPDPDAQAEAYVARVLTPPKPGLTPRRSSLQPTLSSSLGAPERKAASIVPTVRLPGLLSLPPELLLEICAYLDARVVLHVLPCVCQALHDLVRDHVTWRLRAQRRVRAPYPVVEGTHTPGNRNSCSEEDFDWPAACIELEQHLARWAEDGQRAEYFCLADGHFASIDAVLLLQGGALCLSGSRDRNVNLWDLRHLGKEPSRVLVKALGTQGSSTHKGWVWSLAAQDHRVCSGSWDSTVKLWDMAADGQQFGEIKGKAAVLCLSYQPDILVTGTYDKKVTIYDPRAGLALVKSRRLHSSAVLAVLADDRHIISGSEDHSLVVFDRRANSVLQRLQLDSYLLCMSYQEPQLWAGDNQGLLHVFANRDGCFQLVRSFDVGHQSQITGIKHSLGTLYTTSTDKTIRVHVPTDPPRTICTRSHHNVLNGICAEGNVVVAASGGLSLEVWRLLA; encoded by the exons ATGGAGCTTCCCTCAGGGCTGTGTGGGGATCCTCGCTCTTGTGAGGATGAGTCGGACCCAGAGCCAGATCCCGACCCTGACGCTCAGGCAGAGGCCTACGTAGCCCGCGTGCTCACCCCTCCCAAACCTGGCCTGACCCCGCGGCGCTCGTCGCTGCAGCCCACGCTCTCCTCGTCCCTGGGCGCGCCGGAACGAAAGGCTGCTTCCATAGTCCCAACCGTACGCCTGCCGGGCCTCCTGAGCCTTCCCCCGGAGCTGCTGCTGGAGATCTGCGCCTACCTGGATGCGCGGGTCGTGCTCCATGTCCTGCCGTGCGTGTGCCAAGCGTTGCACGACCTTGTGCGTGATCATGTCACTTGGAGGCTACGCGCTCAGCGTCGCGTCCGCGCACCCTACCCAGTGGTGGAAGGTACGCACACCCCTGGGAACAGGAACTCCTGCTCAG AGGAGGATTTTGACTGGCCAGCCGCTTGCATTGAGCTGGAGCAACACCTGGCCCGCTGGGCAGAGGATGGACAGCGAGCTGAGTACTTCTGCCTGGCTGATGGTCACTTTGCTTCCATTGATGCAGTGTTGCTGCTCCAG GGTGGGGCACTGTGTCTGTCAGGCTCCCGAGATCGAAATGTCAACCTGTGGGACCTGCGGCATCTGGGGAAGGAGCCTAGCCGAGTTCTGGTAAAGGCCTTGGGCACCCAGGGCAGTAGCACACACAAG GGCTGGGTATGGTCGCTAGCAGCACAGGACCACCGTGTGTGCTCCGGCTCTTGGGACAGCACTGTGAAGCTGTGGGACATGGCGGCTGATGGGCAGCAGTTTGGTGAAATCAA GGGCAAGGCGGCGGTATTGTGCCTCTCCTACCAACCTGACATCCTGGTAACTGGGACCTATGACAAGAAGGTGACCATCTATGATCCCAGAG CTGGCTTGGCCCTGGTGAAGAGCCGGAGGCTGCACTCAAGCGCTGTGCTAGCAGTGCTGGCGGATGACAGGCACATCATCTCAGGCAGCGAGGACCACAGTCTTGTAGTTTTTGATCGCCGGGCCAATAGCGTCCTGCAGCGGCTGCAG CTGGACTCCTATCTGCTCTGCATGTCCTACCAGGAGCCCCAGCTCTGGGCAGGTGACAACCAGGGCCTGCTGCACGTCTTCGCCAACCGAGATGGCTGCTTCCAGCTTGTCCGG TCCTTTGATGTGGGTCACCAGTCTCAGATCACAGGGATCAAACATTCTCTGGGGACTTTGTACACAACATCTACTGACAAGACCATTCGG GTTCATGTGCCCACAGACCCACCTAGGACCATCTGTACCCGAAGCCACCACAATGTGTTGAATGGG ATCTGTGCTGAGGGCAACGTGGTGGTAGCTGCCTCTGGTGGCCTGTCACTGGAGGTCTGGAGGCTGCTGGCCTGA
- the Gng14 gene encoding putative guanine nucleotide-binding protein G(I)/G(S)/G(O) subunit gamma-14 — protein MSSKVATGSDIGQARRAVEQLRMEAGINRIKVSKAATDLLQFCTEQAKSDPFLVGIPAATNPFKEKKPCAIL, from the exons ATGTCCAGCAAGGTGGCCACTGGCAGTGACATTGGACAGGCCCGTCGGGCAGTGGAGCAACTGCGGATGGAGGCAGGCATCAACCGCATAAAG GTGTCCAAGGCAGCTACAGATCTGCTGCAGTTCTGCACAGAACAGGCCAAGAGCGACCCCTTCCTTGTGGGCATCCCAGCTGCCACCAACCCTTTCAAGGAAAAGAAGCCCTGTGCTATCCTATGA
- the Fbxw9 gene encoding F-box/WD repeat-containing protein 9 isoform X2, protein MELPSGLCGDPRSCEDESDPEPDPDPDAQAEAYVARVLTPPKPGLTPRRSSLQPTLSSSLGAPERKAASIVPTVRLPGLLSLPPELLLEICAYLDARVVLHVLPCVCQALHDLVRDHVTWRLRAQRRVRAPYPVVEEEDFDWPAACIELEQHLARWAEDGQRAEYFCLADGHFASIDAVLLLQGGALCLSGSRDRNVNLWDLRHLGKEPSRVLVKALGTQGSSTHKGWVWSLAAQDHRVCSGSWDSTVKLWDMAADGQQFGEIKGKAAVLCLSYQPDILVTGTYDKKVTIYDPRAGLALVKSRRLHSSAVLAVLADDRHIISGSEDHSLVVFDRRANSVLQRLQLDSYLLCMSYQEPQLWAGDNQGLLHVFANRDGCFQLVRSFDVGHQSQITGIKHSLGTLYTTSTDKTIRVHVPTDPPRTICTRSHHNVLNGICAEGNVVVAASGGLSLEVWRLLA, encoded by the exons ATGGAGCTTCCCTCAGGGCTGTGTGGGGATCCTCGCTCTTGTGAGGATGAGTCGGACCCAGAGCCAGATCCCGACCCTGACGCTCAGGCAGAGGCCTACGTAGCCCGCGTGCTCACCCCTCCCAAACCTGGCCTGACCCCGCGGCGCTCGTCGCTGCAGCCCACGCTCTCCTCGTCCCTGGGCGCGCCGGAACGAAAGGCTGCTTCCATAGTCCCAACCGTACGCCTGCCGGGCCTCCTGAGCCTTCCCCCGGAGCTGCTGCTGGAGATCTGCGCCTACCTGGATGCGCGGGTCGTGCTCCATGTCCTGCCGTGCGTGTGCCAAGCGTTGCACGACCTTGTGCGTGATCATGTCACTTGGAGGCTACGCGCTCAGCGTCGCGTCCGCGCACCCTACCCAGTGGTGGAAG AGGAGGATTTTGACTGGCCAGCCGCTTGCATTGAGCTGGAGCAACACCTGGCCCGCTGGGCAGAGGATGGACAGCGAGCTGAGTACTTCTGCCTGGCTGATGGTCACTTTGCTTCCATTGATGCAGTGTTGCTGCTCCAG GGTGGGGCACTGTGTCTGTCAGGCTCCCGAGATCGAAATGTCAACCTGTGGGACCTGCGGCATCTGGGGAAGGAGCCTAGCCGAGTTCTGGTAAAGGCCTTGGGCACCCAGGGCAGTAGCACACACAAG GGCTGGGTATGGTCGCTAGCAGCACAGGACCACCGTGTGTGCTCCGGCTCTTGGGACAGCACTGTGAAGCTGTGGGACATGGCGGCTGATGGGCAGCAGTTTGGTGAAATCAA GGGCAAGGCGGCGGTATTGTGCCTCTCCTACCAACCTGACATCCTGGTAACTGGGACCTATGACAAGAAGGTGACCATCTATGATCCCAGAG CTGGCTTGGCCCTGGTGAAGAGCCGGAGGCTGCACTCAAGCGCTGTGCTAGCAGTGCTGGCGGATGACAGGCACATCATCTCAGGCAGCGAGGACCACAGTCTTGTAGTTTTTGATCGCCGGGCCAATAGCGTCCTGCAGCGGCTGCAG CTGGACTCCTATCTGCTCTGCATGTCCTACCAGGAGCCCCAGCTCTGGGCAGGTGACAACCAGGGCCTGCTGCACGTCTTCGCCAACCGAGATGGCTGCTTCCAGCTTGTCCGG TCCTTTGATGTGGGTCACCAGTCTCAGATCACAGGGATCAAACATTCTCTGGGGACTTTGTACACAACATCTACTGACAAGACCATTCGG GTTCATGTGCCCACAGACCCACCTAGGACCATCTGTACCCGAAGCCACCACAATGTGTTGAATGGG ATCTGTGCTGAGGGCAACGTGGTGGTAGCTGCCTCTGGTGGCCTGTCACTGGAGGTCTGGAGGCTGCTGGCCTGA